The proteins below come from a single Miscanthus floridulus cultivar M001 chromosome 1, ASM1932011v1, whole genome shotgun sequence genomic window:
- the LOC136547631 gene encoding uncharacterized protein: MQDRMRRQGQYGEADINSMVAAQLHHYQAQQRVQQHPENSYSGRDPAQASGEHHYTPPKVRQSQWDRGGPNVPSQVPSYAYNEAQGAGRAQSFYDGKRSDSKVGLEKQPSKESRDQPHTDRTETRYENYNLPRTFEGLEQSFHEDIILLSKELQDAEDAENSRHMERLKEINTQYQEKLLALRARQANYRDEFLHKESLARQQQYQHASMSHYANKSTAGEQHGYHPTALPGEQHGYNPTSAGTPPVAAGGAYGEAHRGYASGQYESFSDRPDYPEFHGGGRGRGRGSEHRGQYPGARAYNSGGRQF, from the exons ATGCAGGATAGAATGAGACGGCAGGGGCAATACGGTGAAGCAGATATCAACTCTATGGTTGCTGCCCAGTTGCATCACTACCAGGCACAGCAAAGGGTACAGCAACACCCTGAGAATAGCTACAGTGGAAGAGACCCTGCGCAAGCTTCTGGGGAGCATCACTACACTCCCCCGAAGGTGAGACAGAGTCAATGGGATCGAGGTGGACCAAACGTCCCAAGCCAGGTTCCGTCATATGCATATAACGAAG CCCAAGGTGCTGGACGTGCACAATCCTTTTACGATGGCAAGAGATCTGATTCAAAGGTTGGTCTAGAAAAGCAGCCCAGCAAGGAATCTAGGGACCAACCTCATACTGaccggactgaaacaagatacgAGAATTATAATCTTCCTCGGACATTTGAAGGTCTTGAACAAAGTTTTCACGAAGACATTATTTTGCTATCCAAGGAACTACAGGATGCAGAGGATGCTGAAAATTCTAGACACATGGAG AGATTGAAGGAGATAAATACACAATACCAGGAGAAACTATTAGCACTTCGAGCTCGTCAAGCGAACTATAGAGATGAGTTCCTGCATAAGGAATCTCTAGCACGCCAGCAACAATACCAGCACGCCAGCATGAGCCATTATGCCAATAAGTCCACGGCTGGGGAACAGCATGGTTATCACCCAACAGCATTGCCTGGGGAGCAGCACGGTTATAATCCTACATCAGCAGGCACACCTCCTGTTGCTGCTGGAGGTGCTTACGGAGAGGCTCATCGGGGTTATGCATCTGGCCAGTATGAATCCTTTAGCGATCGTCCAGATTACCCAGAGTTCCATGGTGGGGGCAGAGGTCGTGGTCGTGGTTCTGAACACCGTGGTCAATACCCTGGTGCTCGTGCTTATAACTCTGGTGGCCGGCAATTCTAG